The Desulfobacterales bacterium region TCCCCTTGCAGTGGGTGCCGAAAATAAGCCAGCAGCGATGATCCTTGCTGCCGTATGCCGGGCAGCTTGTCTGGCCGCAGTGTACATATTCCCAGCATTTGATCGGCTTGCCGGCATAACGCGGCTCCTTGAGAAAGGTCTGCACCGGTTTGTCAAAGTAGCTGGCCAGTTCCTCGGCCATCATCGGCTCGATAATCACTTCACTCGGTTTTTCCAGCAGATCCTTGCGGGCCGGCAGGGTGAAACAGAAACGGCTGCCCCGGCCGAAACGGCTCTCCACCCAGATCATCCCCTTGTGAAGCACCACCAGCCCCCTGGCGATGCTCAGGCCCAGGCCGGTGCCCTCATACTCGCGGATGGAGGAGACGTCGATCTGGCTGAACTTGTCGAACAGCTTGTCAATGTCCCCCTGCTTGATGCCGATCCCGGTGTCGGCAATGCAGACCTCGACAAAACGGGGCGGCTCCCCGGGCTTGATGCCGCGCTGGGACGGGTAGGCGCTGATCCGGATCTCGCCGGAGTTGGTGAACTTGACCGCATTGGAAATGAGATTGAGGAACACCTGGCCGATCTTGTCCTCGTCAATATAGACCGGCGGCAGGTCGTCGCTAAAGTCAAAGACCAGCTTCAATCCCTTCTTGTTCATGGCCGGTTCAAAGGTGGCGGCATAGGTCTCGGCCAGATTCTTGATTGAGGCCTCATGGGGATCAAGCTCGATTTTGCCTGATTCGATCTTGGACATATCAAGAATATCGTTGATCAACTGCAGGAGATGCCTGGCATTATTCACCACCTTGCGCAGGCTCTTCTCCTGCTCCTCGTTGATCTCGCCGTCGATCCGGTCAAGGAGCAGGTCGGTATAACCGATGATCGAGTTCATCGGCGTGCGCAGTTCATGGGACATGTTGGCCAGGAAGGCGGACTTGAGCCGGTCCAGTTCCCGGAGTTCCCGGTTGGCCCGTTCGAGCAGCAGGGTCTTTTCCCTGAGCATCATGGTCCGCCGGGCCACCTCCAGTTCCAGGTCCTTGCTGAAGGAGGAGATCCGCTCATAGAGCTTTTCCAGGTCGTCCAGCATCAGGTTGATGTTTCCGGCGATCTCATCCATCATGTCGTTCTTGTCCAGCACCTCGGCCCGCTTGTTGAGATCGCCCTCCGCCACCAGGGAAAGGGTGTTGAGCAGGCTGGTCACCCGCTCCTCCAGGTACCGGCGCTGTTCCTCCTCCCGGGCCGCGGCCTTTTTGATATACTGGAGCCGTTCCGCCTCCAGCACCTCGGTGATGTCCCGGCAGATCTCCACCCCGCCGACCAGGGCGCCGTGGGCGTCCCGCAAGGGGCTGGCGCTGGCCATCAGCGGCACCGGTTTCCCTGTCCGGCTGGTCATCGTCGCCCTGACCCCGCTCACCGGCTTGCCGCTGTCAAAACAGTAGCGGAGCGGACAGGTGCTTTCGCAGATATCACTCCGGAACACCTGCCGGCAGGTCATCCGGCCCTCCACCTCCTCCTTGCTGTACCCGGTGAGTTGGGCGCAGGCCTCGTTCATATAGGTGATGACCATCCCGGTGTCCACCATGAACAGGGGATCGGCAATGGCCTCCTTCAGGCTGGAGGCATACTCGATCTGGTCCTTGATGCTGGCGACCATGGCATTGAACGAACGGCCGAGTACGCCGATGGCATCCTCGGTGGAGACCGCAACCGAGACGGAGAGATCCCCCTGGGCAAGCTGTTCGGCCTTGCTGGCCAGTTCGTCCACCGGCCGGGTCACCAGCCGGCCCAGCATATAATAGATGATCGCGATCAGAGCGCCGATCCCGAGAACACTGACCAGGATGGTGCGGTTCCTGAGGGCGGCGATTACCGCATAGGTTTCATCGGTGGACTGGCGGATGATCATCCCGCCCAGGACCTTGCGGGAGGCGCCGTGGCAGTGATGGCATTCCTTTTCATTGGGCATGCTGTGGATGGTGACCAGGAAACGCTTTCCACCCACCTTTTCTTCAAAATATTTTTCACCCGGCGAGGCGCCGCCTTCCAGCAGGACCCCCAGGGCGGTGATCGCCGCGGGGTTATGGATAAAGCCGGAAACCGTGGCATTGATCCGTTCGGCATGGGTGGCAAAAACGATCCGCTGGTTAAAGTCGCAGATGACAATTTCCGCGTCATGGAGATGCTCTTTTACGTCAAGGAGCTGTTTTTCCACCGAGGCGCTGTCGCCCACCGACATCGGGTGTTTGATTCCGGCATAGGCGAGAAACTGGAGTTCCTGGGCCGAGGTGGTCATCCGTTCCCGGATCTGCCGGCGCTGGCTGGTCACCCCGAGGCAGATAATCACCCCCATGACAATGGCCACCCCCACGGTGAGGGCCAGCAGGATCTTGACGCTGAGCCGCTTGCTGATGAACGGAGGCAGGTTGATCATCGCTAGTGCGCCCCCCCGTGAATCATCGGTTTGTAGCGAAAGGCCTTGACCCGTTCGGAGATATGGCATCCCTCGCAGTCCCCGGTGGTCAGGACGCTCTTGATATCAGCGGGATCCTTGCTGGCACAATGGTTGCTGCCCGGGCCGTGACAGACCTCGCAGCCGGCGTTCTTCAGGTTCGGGGTGGTCTCGGGGCTGACAAAACCGCCCGGCTTGCCGTAGCCGGTGGTGTGGCAGGAGTAGCACTTCTCGATCTCTGCCTCGGTCAGCCCCTTTTTCAGCTTGTCGATACTCTCGAACGATCTGCTCTTCTTGGCATAGGTCATGAAACTGGCATACTCGGCCGGATGGCAGTCGCGACAGGCCTCGGAGCCGACATAGCGCGGCGGTTTGCCGGAAAGGACAACAGCAGGACCAAGAAAGACCACAAAGAGAACAGAACACAGGGCCACTGTTATGCCCTGCACCATTTTGCAGCAGTAAAAACCCATTGCTCACCCCCTCGGCGCCCCGCCAGTCCGGAATGGAATCAATCCCTTGACGGAGAACCGGCTCGCCACCGGTTGATTTCAAGAGGAAAGCATCTTTTCCGTCAGGCAAAAAAGTCCGCAGGGCACCTGCAAGGAGTATATTCGGAAACAAGGGGCCAGTAAAACAAAAACTGTCGATCCGGCCGATATTCCGTTATTGCAGCCGCGGATTACAGCTAACCCCGGCTAACCAGCATGGCTGGACCATATTTGCCCAGCCACAACGAAATAATCAAAGACCTCACTCCGGCATGGCAAGGCCGGGGCTTGGTGACGACTTTCATATAAACACCATGATAGGGCTAGGACCCGGTCCGGCAACATGATCCCGGCTTGTCGGCGCCATTGCTTTCGGGTACTGTTCAACTCCTGGTTAGTGTCCGTCCAGAAATGAGCAATTTCGTTCAAGATCAAGGATCGCGAAAAAAATAACCGGAGTCATATAAATGTCGGTCTCGCAACAACCCGCTCGACGGACGTGATTCGTCTTGTAACTTGTTGATTTTATTGGGTGGCATTTGAAGCCTTTCGGGTTGTTACGAGTTCATCATATAAATGATATTACGAGGATTATTTTTTGAGCATGACGCCGAGATTGGGCGAAAGGGCCATTTCTGGATGGGCACTGGTTAAACAGGGGGTGCGTAACCACTTACAGGCCGGTGGGTTCCGTAAATTTGTAGCCCCTGGTGAACGGTTACGATTCAGGATATAAACAAAACCGGTTTCCCCCGGCCCTGCCAGCTGACTCCCCGGCTGATGTTGACAAAAATGCTGCCCATCGAACCGCTCCTGCCGGATATCAAAGAGGCCATTGCCATTGCCGGCCGGGCCGTGCTCCAGGCCCCGCCCGGGGCCGGCAAGACCACCCTGGTGCCCCTGGCCCTGTTGGAAGAACCATGGCTGGAGAATAAAAAGATCATCCTGCTCGAACCGCGGCGGCTGGCGGCCCGGGCCGCGGCCAACCGGATGGCCGAACTCCGCAACCAGCAGGTAGGCGAAACCGTGGGCTACCGCACCCGGCTGGACAGCAGGGTCGGTGCCCGGACCCGGATCGAGGTAATCACCGAGGGGATCCTCACCCGGATGCTCCAGGACGATCCGGCCCTGGAAGAGACGGGTCTGGTGATCTTTGACGAGTTTCACGAGCGCAGCCTGCAGGCCGACCTGGGCCTGGCCCTCTGTCTGGAGACCCGGTCGATCCTGCGGCCGGATCTCAGGCTGCTGATCATGTCCGCCACCATTAGCACGGAACCGATAGCCGAGCTGCTCGGCCAGGCACCGGTGATTACCAGCCAGGGCCGCTCCTTTCCAGTGACCACCCATTACCTTGGTGCTGAACCGCGCCTCCATCCGGAACAACTGACAATCACCACCGTGCTCCGGGCCCTGGCGAAAGAAGAGGGCTCCATCCTGGTCTTTCTGCCCGGGGTCGGCGAGATCCGCAGGGTGGCCGCGCTCCTGCAAGAGGCGGGCCTTCCGGCCAATGTCCACCTGGCCCCGCTTTACGGCAACCTTACCCGCCCTGAGCAGGACCGGGCGATCAGGCCCTGTCCTTTGGCAAGCCGCAAAATCGTCCTTGCCACCTCCATTGCCGAGACCAGCCTCACCATTGACGGGATCCGGGTGGTGATCGATTCCGGCCTGATGCGGGTTTCCCGCTTCGATCCGAACAGCGGGATGAGCCGCCTGGTAACCCTCCCCGTATCCCGGGCCGCGGCCGACCAGCGGCGCGGCCGGGCCGGCCGCCTGGGACCCGGGGTCTGCTTTCGATTGTGGACCAGGTCCACCCAGATCCAGTTGAGGGAACAAACCGGCCCGGAGATCCTGACCGCGGACCTGGCCCCCCTGGCCCTGGAACTGGCCCGGTGGGGGGTCGGTGATCCGAAATCACTGGCCTGGCTCGACCCGGTGCCGGCCGGCCCCTTTAATCAGGCAAGGGAACTGCTCACCGAACTGGGGGCCTTGGACGGTCAGGGCCGGCTCACCGGACAGGGCCGGAGGATGGCGCAACTGGCCATGCATCCCCGCCTGGCCCGGATGGTGCTGGCCGGCAAAAAACAGGGCCTGGGCAGCCTGGCCTGCGACCTGGCCGCGCTGATCAGCGAGCGGGACATCATCCAGGGGAACAATGACCCGGATATCCGGACCCGGCTGGAGATCCTGGCCGATCAACGCCACCCGGCAGCCCATGACCGGGGGGCGAAAAAACGGATAATCAGAACCGCGGCCAGGTGGCGCAAACAGCTTCAAATCGCGCGGGAAAACAGCGACCCGGACCGGGCCGGGCTGCTGCTCTCCCTTGCCTTTCCGGACCGGATCGGGCAAAAACGGCCGGGCCGGACGGGCCGGTTTCTCCTGGCCAACGGCCGCGGCGGCATTGTTCCGGCCGCCTCCTTCCTGGCCCGGGCCGACTATCTGGTGGCCGCGGCCCTGGACGGCGGAAAAAAAGAGGCCCGGATCTTTCTCGGCGCGCCGGTTACCCGGGCCGAGCTGGAGGAACAGTGGCGAGACGCGATCAGTTGGCGGCAAATTGTGGCCTGGGACAGCCGCAGCCGGTCGGTCTTGGCCCGAAAACAGAAAAAACTGGGCCATCTGGTCCTATGGGACGAACCGCTGGCAGGCAATGATGATCCCGGAGTTATCAATGCCCTGATCAGCGGCATCCGGGAGATGGGGCTGGAGGTATTGCCCTGGACCGGAGAACTGCGCTCCTGGCAGGCCCGGGTCCTGCTTATGCGCCGGCTTGCGCCGCGGGCCGGCTGGCCCGACGTCAGCGACAATGGGTTACAAGCCACGCTCGGGGAGTGGCTCGCTCCGTATATTACCGGGATGCGCGGCTGCGCCCACCTTGCCCGCCTTGATCTCAAGTCGGCCCTGACCAGCCTGCTGAACCGGCCGCAGCAAAAAAATCTTGAAAAACTGGCGCCCACCCATCTCACCGTACCCAGCGGCTCGCGGATCAGGCTGCAGTACCGGCCCGACGAGACGCCGGTACTGGCGGTGCGGCTCCAGGAGATGTTCGGGGCCAGCGATACACCGCGGATCGGCGGCGGCCAGGTCCAGGTCCTGCTCCACCTCCTCTCTCCGGCCGGCCGGCCGGTGCAGGTGACCCGGGACCTGGCCGGTTTCTGGAAAAACACCTACCCGCAAGTGCGCAAGGACCTGCGGGCCCGCTATGCCAGGCACTACTGGCCCGGGGACCCGCTCAACGCCGCACCGACCAGCAGGGCAAAACCGCGGAAGAAGCGATGATGACGGATGACGGATGACGGATGACGGAAGGGTAAAGATAAAGAGGGAAAAAACAACTTATTCCAAAGAGACGGCAAGCTGGTAACAGGCCCCGGGCAGGCTGCGCACCGCGCCTTTCAGCTCGAGCAGCAGGAGCAGTTCACTGACCTTGGCCCCGGGCAGGGACGCGGCCACGGCAATCTCGTCAATGGTCCGGGGATAGACGTCAAGACAGGAGAGCAACCGCCGCTCCTGGTCATTGATCTCCACGGCGAGCCGGGGCAGGGCCGGTTCCACCGGATTATCACTTAGCATCTCCCCGGGCAGTTCGTTGATGATGTCAGCCACGCCCTGCACCAGTTTGGCCCCCTGCTGGAGCAGACCGTGACTGCCGGTACTCTTGCAGGAATCAACCCGGCCGGGAATGGCAAAGACCTCGCGGCCCTGTTCCAGGGCATGCTGGGCGGTGATCAACGAGCCGGAATTCCTGGCCGCCTCCACCACCACCACTCCCAGGGCCAGGCCGCTGATGATCCGGTTGCGGGCCGGAAAACGGAACCCGTCCGGCTTGGTGCCCAGGGGATACTCGCTGACCAGGGCGCCCTGGCTGGGAATTTTGTCGAACAGGTCCCGGTTGCCCCAGGGATAGACCAGGTCCAGACCGCAGCCGAGTACCGCCACGGTGCGGCCGCCGCCGGCCAGGGCGCCCCGGTGCGCCTGGGCATCGATGCCCAGG contains the following coding sequences:
- the hrpB gene encoding ATP-dependent helicase HrpB is translated as MLPIEPLLPDIKEAIAIAGRAVLQAPPGAGKTTLVPLALLEEPWLENKKIILLEPRRLAARAAANRMAELRNQQVGETVGYRTRLDSRVGARTRIEVITEGILTRMLQDDPALEETGLVIFDEFHERSLQADLGLALCLETRSILRPDLRLLIMSATISTEPIAELLGQAPVITSQGRSFPVTTHYLGAEPRLHPEQLTITTVLRALAKEEGSILVFLPGVGEIRRVAALLQEAGLPANVHLAPLYGNLTRPEQDRAIRPCPLASRKIVLATSIAETSLTIDGIRVVIDSGLMRVSRFDPNSGMSRLVTLPVSRAAADQRRGRAGRLGPGVCFRLWTRSTQIQLREQTGPEILTADLAPLALELARWGVGDPKSLAWLDPVPAGPFNQARELLTELGALDGQGRLTGQGRRMAQLAMHPRLARMVLAGKKQGLGSLACDLAALISERDIIQGNNDPDIRTRLEILADQRHPAAHDRGAKKRIIRTAARWRKQLQIARENSDPDRAGLLLSLAFPDRIGQKRPGRTGRFLLANGRGGIVPAASFLARADYLVAAALDGGKKEARIFLGAPVTRAELEEQWRDAISWRQIVAWDSRSRSVLARKQKKLGHLVLWDEPLAGNDDPGVINALISGIREMGLEVLPWTGELRSWQARVLLMRRLAPRAGWPDVSDNGLQATLGEWLAPYITGMRGCAHLARLDLKSALTSLLNRPQQKNLEKLAPTHLTVPSGSRIRLQYRPDETPVLAVRLQEMFGASDTPRIGGGQVQVLLHLLSPAGRPVQVTRDLAGFWKNTYPQVRKDLRARYARHYWPGDPLNAAPTSRAKPRKKR
- the dprA gene encoding DNA-processing protein DprA gives rise to the protein MSDKTGQHILAWLTLHLLPGLGAVGGQALVEHFGSPEAVLTADRSALGRVEGIRSTTIAALAGPARARAAAAADLELERTGRMGIFIIAWDDPRYPELLKDIYGPPLLLYVKGDPAALADGPALALVGSRACTDYGRRIAYRLAHDLGRRFVIISGLALGIDAQAHRGALAGGGRTVAVLGCGLDLVYPWGNRDLFDKIPSQGALVSEYPLGTKPDGFRFPARNRIISGLALGVVVVEAARNSGSLITAQHALEQGREVFAIPGRVDSCKSTGSHGLLQQGAKLVQGVADIINELPGEMLSDNPVEPALPRLAVEINDQERRLLSCLDVYPRTIDEIAVAASLPGAKVSELLLLLELKGAVRSLPGACYQLAVSLE
- a CDS encoding response regulator, which gives rise to MINLPPFISKRLSVKILLALTVGVAIVMGVIICLGVTSQRRQIRERMTTSAQELQFLAYAGIKHPMSVGDSASVEKQLLDVKEHLHDAEIVICDFNQRIVFATHAERINATVSGFIHNPAAITALGVLLEGGASPGEKYFEEKVGGKRFLVTIHSMPNEKECHHCHGASRKVLGGMIIRQSTDETYAVIAALRNRTILVSVLGIGALIAIIYYMLGRLVTRPVDELASKAEQLAQGDLSVSVAVSTEDAIGVLGRSFNAMVASIKDQIEYASSLKEAIADPLFMVDTGMVITYMNEACAQLTGYSKEEVEGRMTCRQVFRSDICESTCPLRYCFDSGKPVSGVRATMTSRTGKPVPLMASASPLRDAHGALVGGVEICRDITEVLEAERLQYIKKAAAREEEQRRYLEERVTSLLNTLSLVAEGDLNKRAEVLDKNDMMDEIAGNINLMLDDLEKLYERISSFSKDLELEVARRTMMLREKTLLLERANRELRELDRLKSAFLANMSHELRTPMNSIIGYTDLLLDRIDGEINEEQEKSLRKVVNNARHLLQLINDILDMSKIESGKIELDPHEASIKNLAETYAATFEPAMNKKGLKLVFDFSDDLPPVYIDEDKIGQVFLNLISNAVKFTNSGEIRISAYPSQRGIKPGEPPRFVEVCIADTGIGIKQGDIDKLFDKFSQIDVSSIREYEGTGLGLSIARGLVVLHKGMIWVESRFGRGSRFCFTLPARKDLLEKPSEVIIEPMMAEELASYFDKPVQTFLKEPRYAGKPIKCWEYVHCGQTSCPAYGSKDHRCWLIFGTHCKGTKVASFPEKSGFCRGCEIIERVIMEEYDSSGSGLERTGKNSGPAAGDGERKMTVLAIDDNPEMIEIISKYLGREYNVVGLQDSARAVATARELQPAAITLDIRMPGKNGWQVLLELKQDPQTQDIPVIILSIVDEKRLGFSLGAAEYIVKPVDKNLLLRKLDTVACSARIKRVLVVETDPEVVGAIRPALEEAGCQVTVARDNRQARDEIQKAVPDLIVMNLIMPDVDGTDMIAYLKSNKAMRHIPLVLITERQFSKAELDRLDGRVETILNRKLLTMDDMLRELTEILRRYYT
- a CDS encoding cytochrome c family protein — encoded protein: MGFYCCKMVQGITVALCSVLFVVFLGPAVVLSGKPPRYVGSEACRDCHPAEYASFMTYAKKSRSFESIDKLKKGLTEAEIEKCYSCHTTGYGKPGGFVSPETTPNLKNAGCEVCHGPGSNHCASKDPADIKSVLTTGDCEGCHISERVKAFRYKPMIHGGAH